A DNA window from Deltaproteobacteria bacterium contains the following coding sequences:
- a CDS encoding antibiotic biosynthesis monooxygenase, whose product MILVVIRMKVLPEKHLELSQTIALLIGSIRTEKGCLRCDCCQNVDNENELCLLEEWDTQ is encoded by the coding sequence ATGATTCTGGTCGTCATACGCATGAAGGTTCTTCCCGAGAAGCACCTGGAGCTGTCACAAACGATAGCTTTATTGATCGGATCCATACGGACCGAAAAGGGCTGCCTGCGCTGTGACTGTTGCCAGAATGTGGATAACGAAAATGAACTCTGTCTTCTTGAGGAATGGGATACCCAG